From Providencia sp. R33, a single genomic window includes:
- the sthA gene encoding Si-specific NAD(P)(+) transhydrogenase: protein MQLTHFDAIVIGSGPGGEGAAMGLVKQGKNVAVIERYNNVGGGCTHWGTIPSKALRHAVSRIIEFNQNPLYSDNSRSLRSSFSEILQHAETVISQQTRMRQGFYERNGCQMFSGEATFIDDQHVSVRYADGSCDVLSADKIVIATGSRPYCPSDVDFNHSRIYNSDTILNLSHEPRHVIIYGAGVIGCEYASIFRGLGVKVDLINTRDHLLAFLDQEMSDALSYHFWNSGVVIRHNEEYEKIEGVDDGVIVHLKSGKKVKADCLLYANGRTGNTDGLGLANVGIDADGRGLVKVNKAYRTTNEHIYAVGDVIGYPSLASAAYDQGRIAARAIGGSLGDAHLVEDIPTGIYTIPEISSVGKTEQELTAMKVPYEVGRAQFKHLARAQIAGMNVGSLKILFHRDTLQILGIHCFGERAAEIIHIGQAIMEQKGEGNTIEYFVNTTFNYPTMAEAFRVAALNGLNRLF from the coding sequence ATGCAACTTACCCATTTTGATGCAATAGTTATTGGTTCTGGTCCTGGTGGCGAAGGCGCCGCAATGGGACTGGTGAAACAAGGAAAAAACGTTGCTGTTATAGAACGTTATAATAATGTCGGCGGAGGCTGTACCCACTGGGGAACCATTCCCTCAAAAGCCCTCCGTCATGCTGTTAGCCGTATTATCGAATTCAATCAAAACCCGCTTTATAGTGATAACTCCCGTAGCTTAAGATCCTCTTTCTCAGAAATTCTACAACATGCAGAAACGGTCATTAGTCAACAAACACGCATGCGCCAAGGGTTTTATGAGCGAAATGGTTGCCAAATGTTTTCGGGTGAAGCCACTTTCATTGATGATCAGCATGTTAGCGTGCGTTACGCCGATGGAAGCTGCGATGTTTTAAGCGCAGATAAAATTGTCATCGCTACAGGTTCACGGCCTTATTGCCCTTCAGATGTTGATTTCAACCATTCGCGCATTTATAACAGCGATACCATCCTCAACCTTAGCCATGAACCTCGCCATGTCATTATTTATGGTGCGGGCGTAATTGGCTGTGAATATGCCTCAATCTTTCGCGGATTAGGGGTAAAAGTTGACTTAATCAACACACGTGATCACTTATTAGCCTTCCTTGACCAAGAAATGTCTGACGCATTGTCTTACCATTTCTGGAATAGTGGCGTTGTCATTCGCCATAATGAAGAGTATGAAAAAATCGAAGGCGTTGATGATGGTGTTATTGTTCACCTGAAATCAGGCAAGAAAGTGAAAGCAGACTGCTTATTGTATGCCAACGGAAGAACAGGTAACACTGACGGCTTAGGCCTTGCAAATGTTGGTATTGACGCAGACGGTCGTGGCCTTGTTAAGGTGAATAAAGCATACCGCACAACGAATGAACATATCTACGCTGTTGGGGATGTGATTGGTTACCCAAGCCTCGCTTCTGCGGCTTATGACCAAGGCCGAATTGCTGCACGTGCAATCGGTGGTAGTCTTGGCGATGCGCATTTAGTGGAAGATATTCCAACGGGTATTTACACCATTCCAGAGATCAGTTCTGTAGGTAAAACAGAACAAGAGCTTACCGCAATGAAAGTGCCGTATGAAGTGGGCCGTGCTCAGTTCAAGCATTTAGCACGCGCACAAATTGCAGGAATGAATGTGGGCAGTTTGAAAATCTTATTCCATCGAGATACGTTACAAATATTAGGTATTCACTGTTTCGGTGAAAGGGCGGCAGAAATTATTCATATCGGCCAAGCTATCATGGAACAAAAAGGTGAAGGCAATACCATTGAATATTTTGTCAACACGACGTTCAATTACCCAACGATGGCAGAAGCTTTTCGTGTCGCAGCATTAAATGGTTTAAATAGACTGTTTTAA
- the trmA gene encoding tRNA (uridine(54)-C5)-methyltransferase TrmA, giving the protein MPNTLHTKDYELQLAEKTDRLKAMMAPFNAPEPEIFSSPASHYRMRAEFRVWHDNDDLFHIMFDKETKERIRVDQFPVASQLINDMMAALLPLIKQSELLRHKLFQIDYLSTLSNKLIVSLLYHKKLGEEWTTEAKTLKAALVEKGFDLQLIGRASKTKIMLDNDYVDEVLPVNGKNMVYRQVENSFTQPNAQVNIKMLEWAIAATQNSTGDLLELYCGNGNFSLALAQNFERVLATEIAKPSVAAAQYNIETNNINNVQIIRMSAEDFTQAMQGAREFRRLEGITLTDYQCNTIFVDPPRSGLDDKTVELVQGYDHILYISCNPETLCDNLVELTKTHKIEKLALFDQFPYTHHMESGVLLTRR; this is encoded by the coding sequence ATGCCAAACACGTTGCACACCAAAGACTACGAACTGCAACTCGCAGAGAAAACTGACCGTTTAAAGGCTATGATGGCCCCGTTTAACGCACCTGAACCTGAAATTTTTTCATCTCCAGCGTCACATTACCGGATGCGCGCAGAATTTCGAGTTTGGCATGATAATGATGATTTGTTTCATATCATGTTTGATAAAGAGACCAAAGAACGCATTCGTGTTGACCAATTCCCTGTTGCGAGCCAATTAATTAATGACATGATGGCGGCATTGCTGCCTCTCATTAAGCAAAGTGAATTGCTGCGCCATAAGTTATTTCAAATCGACTATTTATCGACACTGAGCAATAAGCTGATTGTTTCACTGCTTTACCATAAAAAACTCGGTGAAGAATGGACTACCGAGGCAAAAACGTTAAAAGCGGCATTGGTGGAAAAAGGCTTTGATTTGCAGTTAATCGGCCGCGCGTCAAAAACCAAAATCATGCTTGATAATGATTATGTGGATGAAGTGCTGCCTGTAAATGGCAAGAATATGGTTTATCGCCAAGTCGAAAATAGCTTCACGCAGCCTAATGCGCAGGTCAATATTAAAATGTTGGAATGGGCGATTGCGGCGACACAAAATTCAACGGGCGATTTATTAGAGCTATATTGTGGAAATGGGAACTTTTCATTGGCATTAGCGCAAAACTTTGAACGTGTATTAGCCACTGAAATCGCCAAACCTTCCGTTGCCGCGGCACAATATAATATAGAAACAAACAACATTAATAATGTGCAGATTATCCGAATGTCCGCTGAAGATTTTACCCAAGCAATGCAAGGGGCTCGCGAATTTAGACGTTTGGAAGGCATTACACTAACGGATTACCAATGCAATACCATTTTTGTTGACCCACCACGCAGTGGTTTAGATGATAAAACTGTCGAGCTCGTCCAAGGGTATGACCATATTTTGTATATTTCTTGTAACCCAGAAACCCTTTGCGATAACTTAGTTGAGCTGACAAAAACCCATAAAATTGAGAAGTTAGCCTTGTTCGACCAATTCCCCTATACCCATCATATGGAAAGTGGTGTTTTATTAACGCGCCGCTAA
- the fabR gene encoding HTH-type transcriptional repressor FabR translates to MSNTIGVRAKQKEKTRRSLVEAAFSQLSAERSFTSLSLREVAREAGIAPTSFYRHFKDVDELGLTMVDESGLMLRQLMRQARQRIAKGGSVIRTSVSTFMEFIGNNPNAFRLLLRERSGTSAEFRAAVAREIQHFIAELADYLELESRMPRHFTEMQAEAMVTIVFSAGAEALDIDEEKRRHLEERLVLQLRMIAKGAYYWYRREQEKQNQSDPDLTK, encoded by the coding sequence GTGAGTAACACTATTGGCGTTAGAGCAAAACAAAAAGAAAAAACTCGACGTTCACTCGTCGAGGCCGCATTTAGCCAATTGAGCGCTGAACGGAGTTTCACAAGCTTAAGCTTGCGCGAAGTTGCTCGAGAAGCTGGCATTGCACCAACGTCATTTTATCGTCATTTCAAAGACGTTGATGAACTCGGCCTCACCATGGTCGACGAAAGTGGTTTGATGTTACGTCAACTTATGCGACAAGCGAGGCAACGCATCGCAAAGGGCGGGAGTGTGATCCGTACATCAGTCTCAACTTTTATGGAGTTTATTGGTAATAACCCCAATGCCTTTAGGTTATTATTGCGTGAGCGTTCAGGCACATCAGCTGAGTTTCGTGCTGCCGTTGCAAGGGAAATTCAACATTTTATTGCAGAGCTGGCTGATTATCTTGAACTTGAAAGTCGGATGCCTCGCCATTTTACTGAGATGCAAGCAGAAGCGATGGTAACGATAGTTTTTAGTGCAGGCGCTGAAGCGCTTGATATTGACGAAGAAAAACGCAGACATCTTGAAGAGCGGCTGGTATTACAGTTAAGAATGATTGCTAAAGGCGCCTACTATTGGTACCGCCGTGAACAGGAAAAACAAAATCAATCTGACCCAGACCTTACTAAATAA
- the oxyR gene encoding DNA-binding transcriptional regulator OxyR: MNIRDLEYLVALAEHKHFRRAADSCHVSQPTLSGQIRKLEEELGVMLLERTSRKVLFTQQGLLLVEQARTILREIKVLQEMAALQGESMSGPLHIGLIPTVAPYLLPHIIPQLHQAHPKLEIYLHEAQTQQLLAQLDSGKLDCAILADVKETAPFIVVPLFEEPMKLAIYESHPWHDRDTIEMGELSGEKLLMLEDGHCLRDQAMGFCFQAGAKEDTHFRATSLETLRNMVAAGSGITLLPDLAVPNEACRDGVCYLNCIEPEPKRTIVLVYRPGSPLRGRYEQLAETIYNSMNQYYKNKV; encoded by the coding sequence ATGAATATTCGAGATTTAGAGTACCTTGTTGCACTCGCCGAACATAAACACTTTAGACGCGCCGCGGATTCTTGTCATGTCAGCCAACCAACACTGAGTGGTCAAATTCGTAAATTAGAAGAAGAACTCGGTGTTATGTTATTAGAAAGAACGAGTCGTAAAGTTCTTTTTACCCAGCAAGGACTATTGCTTGTTGAGCAGGCTCGAACTATTTTGCGGGAAATAAAAGTACTGCAAGAAATGGCTGCTCTGCAAGGGGAAAGTATGTCTGGCCCATTACATATAGGCTTAATACCGACCGTCGCCCCTTATTTATTACCTCATATCATTCCACAATTGCACCAAGCTCATCCAAAGTTAGAAATCTATTTACATGAAGCGCAAACGCAGCAGCTATTAGCACAATTGGATAGCGGCAAATTAGATTGTGCAATTTTGGCAGATGTAAAAGAAACTGCACCGTTTATTGTTGTGCCTTTGTTTGAAGAACCAATGAAACTGGCTATTTACGAAAGCCACCCATGGCATGATCGAGACACCATTGAAATGGGCGAGCTATCAGGTGAAAAATTACTCATGCTAGAAGATGGCCATTGCTTACGTGACCAAGCGATGGGGTTCTGTTTCCAAGCGGGCGCAAAAGAAGACACACATTTTAGAGCGACAAGTTTAGAGACATTAAGAAATATGGTTGCAGCAGGAAGTGGAATTACACTGTTGCCTGATTTAGCTGTGCCAAATGAAGCGTGTCGTGATGGTGTGTGCTATTTAAACTGCATAGAGCCTGAACCGAAGCGAACAATTGTTCTTGTTTATCGTCCTGGCTCACCTTTACGTGGTCGCTATGAGCAATTAGCTGAAACTATTTATAACTCGATGAACCAATATTATAAGAATAAGGTTTAG
- a CDS encoding YijD family membrane protein, giving the protein MTDQKSYERSTLLLAFVIGLATHGTFSTLFNSLVDFSFFPILTLVLAAYCLHQRYLHQAMPMGLPKFVAGNFFIGIFGYAAILRVQNPEIGSNFIPATFIVILALWMYASWKARKKEKAELALEQEAEN; this is encoded by the coding sequence ATGACGGATCAAAAAAGCTATGAAAGAAGCACATTATTGCTAGCCTTTGTGATTGGCCTTGCAACCCATGGAACCTTTTCAACACTGTTTAACTCGTTAGTCGACTTTTCATTTTTCCCAATTTTGACCTTAGTATTGGCTGCGTATTGTTTACACCAACGCTATTTGCACCAAGCGATGCCGATGGGGCTACCTAAATTTGTTGCGGGTAACTTCTTTATTGGGATTTTTGGTTATGCCGCGATTTTGCGCGTTCAAAACCCTGAAATTGGTTCTAACTTTATTCCAGCGACATTTATCGTGATTTTAGCGTTATGGATGTACGCAAGCTGGAAAGCACGTAAAAAAGAAAAAGCGGAACTAGCCCTTGAGCAAGAAGCTGAAAACTAA